From the Malus domestica chromosome 17, GDT2T_hap1 genome, one window contains:
- the LOC103437282 gene encoding uncharacterized protein, whose product MMRRKNGSGGTGTSTTMRVLNLIERRCLAPLKRNDDLRENGARISSRHSSYKKLAQLPLLKLSVLKLDGSVFEIQVGRTATIAELKQAVEDFFGPSQDKISWSLVWGHFCLCHVGQKLINDRAYIRNFGIKDGDQLEFIRHMSISNSPLKKGSKNESVPYKQQPMLTYGPSYYPNEEDLEAGHVPEFVHKDEENCGVEVNGSNAAIQEDNSNYYPNVEDLEAGPVPEFKAVHFLKGWLSYSKVVGGFKKGIRRQESSIEIQPTFLRKLM is encoded by the exons ATGATGCGAAGGAAAAATGGTAGTGGTGGCACTGGTACTAGTACAACGATGAGGGTTTTGAATCTGATCGAGAGGCGGTGTTTGGCACCGCTCAAGCGAAACGACGACCTTCGCGAGAACGGCGCGCGGATTTCCTCCCGCCACAGCTCGTACAAGAAGCTCGCTCAGCTTCCGCTCCTCAAGCTCTCCGTTCTCAAGCTCGACGGCTCTGTTTTCG AAATTCAGGTTGGGAGGACTGCCACAATAGCAGAGCTCAAACAAGCAGTAGAAGATTTCTTTGGTCCCTCCCAAGACAAGATTTCATG GTCACTGGTTTGGGGGCATTTCTGCTTGTGTCATGTTGGTCAGAAGTTGATTAACGACAGGGCGTACATTCGGAATTTTGGAATTAAGGATGGTGATCAA CTTGAATTCATTAGGCATATGTCCATCAGCAACTCACCCTTGAAAAAAGGGTCGAAGAATGAGAGTGTTCCATACAAACAGCAACCTAT GTTGACATACGGGCCAAGTTACTATCCCAATGAAGAAGATCTGGAGGCAGGTCATGTGCCTGAATTCGTGCACAAAGACGAAGAAAATTGTGGAGTGGAGGTTAATGGCAGCAATGCAGCAATACAGGAGGACAACTCCAATTACTATCCCAATGTAGAAGATCTGGAGGCAGGTCCGGTGCCTGAATTCAAGGCAGTTCACTTCTTGAAAGGGTGGCTCTCATACTCGAAGGTCGTCGGGGGATTCAAAAAAGGGATCCGAAGGCAGGAATCGTCCATCGAAATTCAGCCTACTTTCCTTAGGAAGCTGATGTAG
- the LOC103437315 gene encoding U-box domain-containing protein 52-like: protein MRLHQHSREPESPLKNKFRPALSRATPIVNKSYEPLPGIDLPPVSSKVQTMDRFLNYDSTPSKMTHQSSIGSELDSRSSLSSYSGTKFIDMTSAPNGFSSSSFESGRSWSSRNRDDMEAEMRRLRLELKQTMEMYSMACKEAISAKHREKELHQWKLNGEHRLEEARLAEGAAFALAQKEKAKSKAAIEAAQAAERVAELEAERRKNLEMKALEKAKGKKSLASNGYDLRYRRYTIEDIEAATEYFSQAYKIGEGGYGPVYRGELDHTPVAIKVLRPDAAQGRSQFQQEVEVLSCIRHPNMVLLLGACPEFGCLVYEYMANGSLEDRLFRKGNTPVIPWQLRFRIAAEIATGLLFLHQTKPEPVVHRDLKPGNILLDHNYVSKISDVGLARLVPPSVANAVTQYHVTSMAGTFCYIDPEYQQTGMLGVKSDVYSLGVMLLQLITAQPPMGLTFKVEDAIESGTFAEMLDPDVPDWPVEEALKFAQLALQCAEMRRKDRPDLGKVVLPELNRLRVLADERMDPFRLGRSAPYSPRQDVMSDRLSGYYSRSSTSSYAERMFSGSDVRH from the exons ATGAGGCTCCACCAGCACTCCAGAG AACCGGAGAGCCCGCTGAAGAACAAGTTCAG GCCAGCATTATCAAGAGCAACACCTATAGTGAACAAATCATATGAGCCCTTGCCAGGCATTGATTTACCGCCGGTGAGCAGCAAAGTGCAAACCATGGATCGCTTCTTAAATTATGATAGCACGCCGTCGAAAATGACCCATCAAAGTTCAATCGGCTCAGAGTTGGACAGCAGAAGCTCTTTGTCATCTTACTCCGGAACCAAGTTCATTGACATGACATCTGCGCCGAATGGTTTTTCATCATCCTCGTTTGAAAGTGGAAGGTCATGGTCATCACGAAACAGG GATGACATGGAAGCTGAGATGAGGAGGCTCAGGCTAGAGCTCAAGCAAACAATGGAGATGTACAGCATGGCTTGCAAGGAGGCAATCTCAGCAAAACATAGG GAAAAGGAACTTCACCAGTGGAAATTGAACGGAGAGCACAGATTAGAAGAAGCACGACTCGCTGAGGGAGCTGCATTTGCACTTGCACAGAAGGAGAAAGCGAAAAGTAAGGCAGCAATTGAGGCAGCACAAGCGGCTGAAAGGGTTGCAGAACTGGAAGCAGAAAGACGGAAAAACTTAGAAATGAAAGCTCTTGAAAAAGCTAAAGGAAAGAAGTCGCTAGCATCAAATGGGTACGATCTCAGGTACAGGAGATACACAATTGAAGATATTGAAGCGGCGACGGAGTATTTTTCACAAGCCTATAAGATTGGAGAAGGAGGATACGGTCCAGTCTACAGAGGTGAACTAGATCACACACCGGTAGCAATAAAAGTTCTGCGTCCGGATGCAGCCCAAGGGCGGTCGCAATTCCAGCAAGAGGTTGAAGTATTGAGCTGCATTAGGCATCCAAACATGGTTCTCCTACTTGGAGCCTGCCCAGAATTTGGTTGTCTGGTCTATGAGTACATGGCCAATGGTAGCTTAGAAGACCGTCTCTTCCGGAAAGGCAACACCCCGGTGATTCCTTGGCAGCTAAGGTTCAGAATTGCTGCAGAAATTGCCACCGGACTTTTGTTTCTTCATCAGACCAAGCCAGAACCCGTTGTACACCGTGACCTAAAACCCGGCAACATCTTGCTAGACCATAACTATGTGAGTAAGATTAGTGACGTAGGTTTGGCCAGGCTTGTCCCTCCATCAGTAGCCAATGCTGTCACTCAATACCACGTGACATCAATGGCCGGAACATTCTGTTATATCGACCCAGAGTACCAGCAGACCGGAATGCTTGGGGTGAAATCTGACGTTTACTCACTCGGGGTCATGCTTCTACAACTAATAACTGCCCAGCCGCCAATGGGTTTGactttcaaagttgaagatgcTATTGAGAGTGGGACTTTCGCGGAGATGCTTGACCCTGATGTTCCCGACTGGCCTGTTGAGGAAGCATTAAAGTTTGCGCAGCTAGCCTTACAGTGCGCTGAAATGAGGAGAAAAGACAGACCGGATCTTGGTAAGGTTGTGCTACCGGAGCTAAACAGATTGAGAGTACTCGCGGACGAGAGAATGGATCCTTTCAGGCTAGGTCGTAGTGCACCATACTCACCAAGACAA GATGTTATGAGCGACCGCCTCTCTGGATACTACAGCCGTTCGAGCACATCGTCGTATGCCGAAAGAATGTTCTCCGGTTCCGATGTCAGGCATTAG
- the LOC103437281 gene encoding pre-mRNA-processing-splicing factor 8A, with translation MWNNGQIAPPGTGGSSIPPPPAAQPSYTVLPSPADAEAKLEEKARKWQQLNSKRYSDKRKFGFVESQKEDMPPEHVRKIIRDHGDMSSKKFRHDKRVYLGALKFVPHAVYKLLENMPMPWEQVRDVKVLYHITGAITFVNEIPWVVEPIYLAQWGSMWIMMRREKRDRRHFKRMRFPPFDDEEPPLDYADNLLDVDPLEPIQLELDEEEDSAVYTWFYDHKPLVKTKLINGPSYRKWHLSLPIMATLHRLAGQLLSDLIDRNYFYLFDMESFFTAKALNMCIPGGPKFEPLYRDMEKGDEDWNEFNDINKLIIRSPLRTEYRIAFPHLYNNRPRKVKLCVYHTPMVMYIKTEDPDLPAFYYDPLIHPIPSSNKDRREKKTSDEEEDDIFTLPDVVEPFLNDTQLYTDTTAAGISLLFAPRPFNMRSGRTRRAEDIPLVSEWYKEHCPPSYPVKVRVSYQKLLKCFVLNELHHRPPKAQKKKHLFRSLQATKFFQTTELDWAEAGLQVCKQGYNMLNLLIHRKNLNYLHLDYNFNLKPVKTLTTKERKKSRFGNAFHLCREILRLTKLVVDANIQFRLGNVDAFQLADGLQYTFSHVGQLTGMYRYKYRLMRQIRMCKDLKHLIYYRFNTGPVGKGPGCGFWAPMWRVWLFFLRGIVPLLERWLGNLLARQFEGRHSKGVAKTVTKQRVESHFDLELRAAVMHDVLDAMPEGIKQNKARTILQHLSEAWRCWKANIPWKVPGLPVPIENMILRYVKSKADWWTNVAHYNRERIRRGATVDKTVCRKNLGRLTRLWLKAEQERQHNYLKDGPYVTPEEAVAIYTTTVHWLESRKFTPIPFPPLSYKHDTKLLILALERLKESYSVAVRLNQLQREELGLIEQAYDNPHEALSRIKRHLLTQRAFKEVGIEFMDLYSYLIPVYEIEPLEKITDAYLDQYLWYEGDKRHLFPNWIKPADSEPPPLLVYKWCQGINNLQSIWDTSEGQCVVMLQTKFEKFFEKIDLTMLNRLLRLVLDHNIADYVTAKNNVVLSYKDMSHTNSYGLIRGLQFASFVVQYYGLVLDLLLLGLTRASEIAGPPQMPNEFITYWDTKVETRHPIRLYSRYIDRVHILFRFTHEEARDLIQRYLTEHPDPNNENMVGYNNKKCWPRDARMRLMKHDVNLGRSVFWDMKNRLPRSITTLEWENSFVSVYSKDNPNLLFSMCGFEVRILPKIRMSQEAFSNTRDGVWNLQNEQTKERTAVAFLRVDDEHMKVFENRVRQILMSSGSTTFTKIVNKWNTALIGLMTYFREATVHTQELLDLLVKCENKIQTRIKIGLNSKMPSRFPPVIFYTPKEIGGLGMLSMGHILIPQSDLRFSQQTDVGVSHFRSGMSHEGDQLIPNLYRYIQPWESEFIDSQRVWAEYALKRQEAQAQNRRLTLEDLEDSWDRGIPRINTLFQKDRHTLAYDKGWRVRTDFKQYQVLKQNPFWWTHQRHDGKLWNLNNYRTDVIQALGGVEGILEHTLFKGTYFPTWEGLFWEKASGFEESMKYKKLTNAQRSGLNQIPNRRFTLWWSPTINRANVYVGFQVQLDLTGIFMHGKIPTLKISLIQIFRAHLWQKIHESVVMDLCQVLDQELDALEIETVQKETIHPRKSYKMNSSCADILLFAAHRWPMSKPSLVAEPKDVFDQKASNKYWIDVQLRWGDYDSHDIERYTRAKFMDYTTDNMSIYPSPTGVMIGLDLAYNLHSAFGNWFPGSKPLLQQAMNKIMKSNPALYVLRERIRKGLQLYSSEPTEPYLSSQNYGEIFSNQIIWFVDDTNVYRVTIHKTFEGNLTTKPINGAIFIFNPRTGQLFLKVIHTSVWAGQKRLGQLAKWKTAEEVAALVRSLPVEEQPKQIIVTRKGMLDPLEVHLLDFPNIVIKGSELQLPFQACLKIEKFGDLILKATEPQMVLFNIYDDWLKSISSYTAFSRLILILRALHVNNEKAKMLLKPDKTVITEPHHIWPSLSDDQWMKVEVALRDLILSDYAKKNNVNTSALTQSEIRDIILGAEITPPSQQRQQIAEIEKQAKEASQLTAVTTRTTNVHGDELIVTTTSPYEQSAFGSKTDWRVRAISATNLYLRVNHIYVNSEDIKETGYTYIMPKNILKKFICIADLRTQIAGYLYGISPPDNPQVKEIRCIAMPPQWGTHQQVHLPSALPDHDFLNDLEPLGWMHTQPNELPQLSPQDLTSHAKILENTKQWDGEKCIILTCSFTPGSCSLTAYKLTPSGYEWGRVNKDTGSNPHGYLPTHYEKVQMLLSDRFLGFYMIPDTGPWNYNFMGVKHTPSMKYGIKLGTPREYYHEDHRPTHYLEFSNLEEGDTVEGDRDDTFT, from the exons ATGTGGAACAACGGCCAGATTGCGCCGCCTGGCACCGGCGGTTCGTCTATTCCGCCACCGCCGGCGGCTCAGCCATCTTACACGGTGTTGCCTTCTCCAGCTGATGCCGAGGCTAAGCTTGAAGAGAAGGCCCGGAAATGGCAGCAGCTTAATTCCAAGCGGTATAGCGATAAGCGCAAGTTCGGCTTCGTCGAGTCGCAGAAGGAGGACATGCCTCCTGAACATGTCAGGAAGATCATTAG GGACCATGGAGATATGTCCTCAAAGAAATTTCGTCATGATAAACGAGTGTATCTCGGAGCACTTAAGTTTGTCCCCCATGCCGTTTACAAGCTCCTTGAGAACATGCCAATGCCATGGGAGCAG GTCCGGGATGTGAAGGTTTTGTACCATATAACTGGGGCAATTACATTTGTAAATGAAATACCTTGGGTTGTTGAACCCATCTATTTGGCTCAG TGGGGTTCAATGTGGATTATGATGAGAAGGGAGAAGAGGGATCGTCGGCATTTCAAAAGAATGCGGTTTCCACCATTTGATGATGAGGAACCTCCGTTAGACTATGCTGATAATCTGTTAGACGTTGATCCCCTAGAGCCAATTCAATTGGAGttggatgaagaagaagattctGCTGTGTATACATGGTTTTATGACCATAAACCTCTTGTTAAGACAAAGCTCATAAACGGCCCAAGTTATAGGAAGTGGCATCTGTCGCTTCCCATCATGGCAACTCTTCATCGACTAGCTGGACAACTGCTTTCTGATCTTATTGACCGCAATTATTTCTACCTTTTCGACATGGAGTCTTTTTTTACAGCCAAAGCACTCAATATGTGCATTCCAG GTGGACCTAAATTTGAACCATTGTATCGGGATATGGAGAAAGGGGATGAGGACTGGAATGAGTTTAATGACATCAACAAACTCATTATTCGGTCACCTCTCAGAACGGAGTACAGGATTGCATTCCCTCATCTCTACAACAATAGACCCAGGAAGGTCAAGCTTTGTGTGTATCACACACCCATGGTGATGTACATAAAAACCGAGGATCCTGATCTACCTGCGTTTTATTATGATCCGTTGATACACCCAATACCCAGCAGTAATAAGGATAGGCGTGAGAAGAAAACTTCTGATGAGGAGGAAGATGATATCTTTACATTGCCAGATGTGGTGGAACCATTTCTCAACGATACTCAGCTTTATACTGACACCACAGCTGCCGGAATCTCTCTTTTGTTTGCCCCACGCCCTTTTAACATGAGATCTGGTCGGACCCGTCGAGCAGAAGATATACCCCTTGTGTCTGAGTGGTACAAGGAACATTGTCCTCCTTCATATCCAGTTAAAGTTCGGGTCAGCTATCAGAAATTGCTGAAGTGTTTTGTATTGAACGAGCTGCATCATAGACCACCCAAAGCTCAAAAGAAGAAACATTTGTTTCGATCTCTTCAAGCTACCAAGTTCTTCCAAACTACAGAACTTGATTGGGCTGAAGCGGGTCTTCAAGTCTGTAAGCAGGGTTATAACATGCTTAATCTGTTGATCCACAGGAAAAATTTGAATTACCTTCACCTTGATTATAATTTCAATCTGAAGCCTGTGAAGACTTTGACAACAAAAGAGCGTAAGAAATCTCGGTTTGGTAATGCTTTTCATCTGTGCCGTGAAATCTTGCGGTTGACAAAGCTTGTAGTTGATGCCAATATCCAGTTCCGTTTGGGTAATGTTGATGCCTTTCAATTGGCTGATGGCCTACAATACACGTTTTCTCATGTTGGTCAGTTGACTGGAATGTACCGTTACAAGTATAGGTTGATGAGGCAGATTAGAATGTGCAAAGATTTGAAGCACTTGATTTACTACCGGTTCAATACTGGGCCTGTGGGAAAAGGACCAGGATGTGGGTTCTGGGCACCAATGTGGAGGGTGTGGTTGTTCTTCCTTCGTGGCATAGTACCTCTTCTGGAACGGTGGCTGGGAAATTTACTTGCACGACAGTTTGAAGGGCGCCATTCAAAAGGAGTGGCAAAGACTGTTACTAAGCAGCGTGTTGAAAGCCATTTCGACTTGGAGCTTCGAGCTGCTGTGATGCATGATGTTCTTGATGCCATGCCAGAGGGTATCAAGCAAAATAAAGCCAGAACTATCTTGCAACATCTCAGTGAGGCATGGCGCTGCTGGAAAGCTAACATCCCTTGGAAGGTTCCTGGTTTGCCTGTTCCTATTGAAAATATGATTCTTCGTTATGTGAAATCGAAGGCAGACTGGTGGACAAATGTTGCTCACTACAATCGTGAACGTATAAGAAGAGGTGCTACTGTAGATAAGACAGTTTGTCGGAAGAATCTAGGAAGATTAACTCGTCTCTGGCTAAAGGCAGAGCAGGAGCGTCAGCACAATTATTTGAAAGATGGTCCATATGTTACACCAGAAGAGGCAGTTGCAATTTACACCACAACCGTGCACTGGTTGGAATCAAGAAAGTTTACACCCATTCCGTTCCCTCCATTGTCATACAAACATGACACCAAGCTTCTGATCCTTGCTCTGGAGAGGTTAAAGGAGTCTTATAGTGTGGCTGTAAGATTGAACCAGCTTCAAAGAGAAGAGTTGGGTCTCATTGAACAAGCCTATGACAATCCTCACGAGGCATTGTCACGAATTAAGCGCCACTTGCTCACTCAGCGTGCATTCAAAGAAGTTGGTATAGAGTTCATGGATTTGTATAGCTATCTGATTCCAGTTTATGAGATAGAACCTCTTGAGAAGATTACGGATGCATATCTTGATCAATATTTATGGTATGAGGGTGACAAACGTCATCTCTTTCCAAACTGGATTAAGCCTGCAGATTCAGAGCCACCTCCACTCTTGGTTTATAAATGGTGTCAGGGAATAAACAATTTACAGAGCATATGGGACACGAGTGAGGGGCAGTGTGTGGTGATGCTTCAAACGAAGTTTGAGAAGTTTTTTGAAAAGATTGACTTGACAATGCTAAATAGGCTCCTGCGTCTTGTTCTTGACCATAATATTGCTGATTATGTCACTGCAAAGAACAATGTGGTACTGTCTTACAAAGATATGAGTCATACAAATTCGTATGGTCTCATACGTGGTCTTCAGTTTGCATCTTTTGTAGTGCAATATTATGGGCTTGTGTTGGATCTGTTACTTCTTGGGTTGACTCGGGCCAGTGAAATTGCCGGTCCACCCCAGATGCCAAATGAATTCATCACCTATTGGGACACAAAGGTTGAGACACGGCATCCTATCAGGCTGTATTCTAGATACATAGACAGGGTGCATATCTTGTTCCGCTTCACCCACGAGGAGGCTCGTGATCTTATTCAGCGATATCTTACTGAGCATCCGGACCCCAATAATGAAAATATGGTTGGATACAATAATAAGAAATGCTGGCCAAGAGATGCCAGAATGAGGCTCATGAAACATGATGTCAATCTTGGGAGGAGTGTTTTCTGGGATATGAAGAACCGTCTCCCTCGAAGCATCACAACTTTGGAGTGGGAGAACAGCTTTGTTTCTGTTTACAGCAAGGATAATCCAAATTTGCTTTTCAGCATGTGTGGATTTGAAGTTCGGATACTTCCCAAGATAAGAATGAGTCAAGAAGCATTCAGCAACACTAGGGATGGGGTTTGGAATTTGCAGAATGAGCAGACAAAGGAGAGGACTGCAGTTGCTTTCTTACGTGTTGATGATGAACACATGAAGGTGTTTGAGAATCGTGTGAGGCAGATTCTTATGTCCTCAGGGTCTACAACTTTTACAAAAATTGTCAACAAGTGGAATACAGCGCTTATTGGTCTAATGACTTACTTCCGTGAAGCAACTGTTCATACACAAGAACTGTTGGATTTGCTTGTCAAATGTGAAAATAAGATTCAGACCCGTATTAAGATTGGGTTGAATTCAAAGATGCCTAGCAGGTTTCCACCTGTCATCTTTTACACACCAAAGGAAATTGGAGGGCTTGGCATGTTATCTATGGGGCACATATTGATTCCACAAAGTGACCTCCGCTTCAGTCAGCAGACTGATGTTGGTGTGAGTCATTTTAGGAGTGGAATGAGTCATGAAGGGGACCAGCTGATTCCAAATCTTTACCGTTACATACAACCATGGGAGAGTGAATTTATAGATTCACAACGTGTTTGGGCAGAATATGCACTGAAAAGGCAGGAAGCTCAGGCACAAAATAGGCGTCTGACTCTTGAAGATTTGGAA GATTCATGGGATAGGGGAATACCACGCATAAATACTTTGTTCCAAAAGGATCGGCATACTTTAGCATATGACAAAGGTTGGAGAGTTCGGACAGATTTTAAGCAGTACCAAGTGTTGAAACAAAATCCTTTCTGGTGGACACACCAGAGGCATGATGGTAAATTGTGGAACTTAAACAACTACCGAACTGATGTGATTCAAGCCCTTGGAGGTGTTGAAGGAATCCTTGAGCATACGTTATTCAAAGGAACATA CTTTCCTACCTGGGAGGGGCTCTTCTGGGAGAAAGCATCTGGTTTTGAGGAGTCGATGAAGTATAAAAAGTTGACAAATGCACAGAGATCTGGGCTCAATCAAATCCCCAATCGTAGGTTTACTCTCTGGTGGTCACCTACCATAAATCGGGCCAATGTATATGTTGGTTTCCAAGTGCAGCTAGATTTAACTGGAATATTTATGCACGGGAAGATTCCAACCTTGAAGATATCACTGATTCAGATATTCCGTGCTCACTTGTGGCAGAAGATTCATGAAAGTGTTGTCATGGATCTCTGTCAGGTTTTGGATCAAGAGTTGGATGCTTTAGAAATTGAAACTGTGCAGAAGGAAACGATACATCCCAGGAAGAGTTACAAAATGAACAGCTCTTGTGCTGACATTCTTCTGTTTGCTGCCCATAGATGGCCAATGTCGAAACCTAGTCTTGTTGCTGAGCCAAAGGATGTGTTTGACCAGAAAGCGAGCAATAAGTACTGGATAGATGTACAACTCCGTTGGGGAGATTATGATTCTCACGATATTGAGCGTTACACCCGAGCTAAGTTTATGGACTATACCACTGACAACATGTCCATCTATCCATCTCCCACAG GGGTGATGATTGGTCTTGATTTGGCATATAATTTGCATTCTGCATTTGGTAACTGGTTTCCTGGTTCAAAACCGCTGCTTCAACAGGCAATGAACAAGATCATGAAA TCAAATCCAGCCTTGTATGTCCTGAGGGAGCGAATAAGGAAAGGATTGCAGCTATATTCTTCCGAGCCTACAGAGCCATATTTGTCATCCCAAAACTATGGGGAGATCTTCAGCAATCAAATCATTTGGTTTGTCGATGATACCAATGTGTATCGTGTTACAATCCATAAGACATTTGAAGGAAATCTCACTACGAAACCAATCAATGGTGCTATCTTCATATTCAATCCAAGGACGGGGCAGCTATTCCTGAAG GTTATCCACACAAGTGTGTGGGCAGGACAGAAGCGTCTTGGTCAGTTGGCTAAATGGAAAACTGCAGAAGAAGTTGCTGCACTTGTGCGTTCTTTGCCAGTGGAAGAACAGCCAAAACAAATTATTGTGACTCGCAAGGGAATGTTGGATCCCTTAGAGGTTCATTTGCTCGATTTCCCCAACATAGTCATAAAAGGAAGTGAGCTCCAGCTTCCTTTCCAAGCGTGTTTGAAGATCGAGAAATTTGGTGATCTGATATTGAAGGCTACTGAACCACAGATGGttcttttcaatatttatgATGATTGGTTGAAGAGTATTTCATCATACACTGCATTCTCTCGGTTAATTTTGATTCTTCGTGCACTTCATGTGAACAATGAGAAGGCAAAGATGTTACTGAAGCCTGATAAAACGGTCATTACCGAGCCACATCACATCtggccttctctttctgatgaTCAATGGATGAAG GTTGAGGTTGCTCTAAGGGATCTCATATTGTCAGACTACGCAAAAAAGAACAATGTGAATACATCAGCCCTAACACAATCTGAGATCCGTGACATTATACTCGGAGCTGAGATCACCCCACCTTCTCAACAGAGACAGCAAATTGCAGAAATAGAAAAACAG GCCAAAGAAGCCAGTCAGCTGACAGCAGTCACAACAAGGACTACAAATGTGCATGGTGATGAACTCATTGTCACCACTACAAGTCCCTATGAGCAAAGTGCATTTGGCTCCAAAACTGATTGGCGTGTGAGAGCAATATCAGCTACAAATCTATATCTTCGtgtcaatcatatatatgtgaattcaGAAGATATAAAG GAAACGGGTTACACCTATATTATGCCTAAGAACATTTTGAAAAAGTTCATCTGCATTGCGGATCTGAGGACGCAAATAGCTGGTTATTTGTATGGCATAAGCCCACCGGACAACCCTCAGGTCAAGGAAATCCGCTGCATTGCAATGCCACCACAATGGGGGACCCACCAACAAGTTCATCTTCCATCAGCTCTTCCTGATCATGATTTCCTCAACGATTTGGAGCCTCTGGGATGGATGCACACCCAGCCAAATGAGCTTCCTCAGCTTTCTCCTCAG GATCTCACTTCTCATGCCAAGATTTTAGAGAACACCAAGCAATGGGATGGGGAGAAATGCATCATTTTAACCTGCAGTTTCACTCCAGGTTCCTGCTCTTTAACCGCATACAAACTTACTCCATCTGGTTATGAATGGGGACGTGTCAATAAAGACACAGGAAGCAATCCTCATGGATACCTTCCCACTCATTACGAGAAGGTTCAGATGCTTCTCAGTGACCGCTTCCTTGGTTTCTATATG ATTCCGGACACCGGTCCATGGAACTACAACTTCATGGGGGTGAAGCATACACCTAGCATGAAGTACGGCATCAAGCTTGGAACGCCCAGGGAGTACTATCACGAGGACCACAGGCCGACCCATTACCTTGAGTTCAGCAACCTGGAGGAGGGTGACACGGTGGAAGGAGATCGCGATGACACTTTCACATAA